The Tepidibacter aestuarii genome contains a region encoding:
- a CDS encoding efflux RND transporter periplasmic adaptor subunit has translation MKKRISLLVVIALTLTMALSGCGKKEEASPVEEKFVSVETKTSKKQNIDVKTTLSAKVKPIEEADIVPKIPGKVTSVNVEIGKKVNKGDVLFTIDKTDLVNGVKSAQAAYDIAAANLKRTEEQIRNAQINYERMKSLYEEGAISKKDFEQYELQASSTNLDAVQAQVNQARVGLENAQSKLNDATVTAPISGIITAVNVNEGEMASSAQTAVSIANMNKIVIDTNVSEYLINKIKVGDIVDISIKSAGKENFQGKITALSPATASNSMTYPIKVEIDNKDRIIKPGMFANVNLVTDKKENVITVPSESVVIKDGESVVYTVKDNKAHINKVETGIDNGEIVEIKKGIKQGQVVVSKGQNYLEEGIKVEINKNK, from the coding sequence ATGAAAAAAAGAATCAGCTTATTGGTTGTAATAGCTTTGACTTTAACTATGGCTCTTTCGGGTTGTGGAAAGAAAGAAGAAGCTTCACCTGTTGAAGAGAAGTTTGTGAGTGTTGAGACTAAAACTTCTAAAAAGCAAAATATAGACGTTAAAACAACTTTATCTGCAAAGGTAAAGCCTATAGAAGAGGCAGATATTGTTCCTAAGATACCTGGAAAGGTTACTAGTGTTAATGTTGAAATAGGTAAGAAAGTTAATAAAGGAGATGTTCTTTTTACTATAGATAAAACTGACTTAGTAAATGGAGTAAAAAGTGCTCAAGCTGCATATGACATAGCAGCTGCAAATCTTAAAAGAACAGAAGAACAAATACGAAATGCACAAATAAACTATGAGAGAATGAAATCATTATATGAAGAAGGAGCTATATCAAAGAAAGATTTTGAACAATATGAACTTCAAGCATCATCTACTAATCTAGATGCAGTACAGGCTCAAGTTAATCAGGCTAGAGTTGGTCTTGAAAATGCACAATCAAAGCTAAATGATGCAACAGTTACAGCTCCTATATCTGGAATAATAACTGCTGTTAATGTAAATGAAGGAGAGATGGCATCTTCTGCTCAAACAGCTGTTTCTATAGCAAATATGAATAAGATTGTTATAGATACTAATGTTTCAGAGTATCTTATAAACAAGATTAAGGTAGGAGATATAGTTGATATATCTATAAAATCAGCTGGAAAGGAAAACTTCCAAGGTAAAATAACTGCTCTGTCTCCTGCAACAGCATCAAATTCTATGACTTATCCTATAAAAGTAGAGATAGATAACAAAGATAGAATTATAAAACCGGGAATGTTTGCAAATGTAAACTTAGTAACAGATAAAAAAGAAAATGTTATAACAGTTCCATCAGAATCAGTAGTGATAAAAGATGGAGAAAGCGTAGTGTATACAGTTAAAGATAATAAGGCTCATATTAACAAAGTAGAAACTGGAATTGACAATGGAGAGATTGTTGAAATAAAAAAAGGAATAAAGCAAGGTCAAGTAGTTGTTAGCAAAGGGCAGAATTATCTAGAAGAAGGAATTAAAGTTGAAATCAACAAAAATAAATAG
- a CDS encoding TetR/AcrR family transcriptional regulator produces MTVKKSIDTKEKIFNAALKVFGKKGFSAATTAEIAEEAGVAQGTIFRYYKTKKDILRGVMIEYIDKFEEFIDFGSIQNIIEDNKDKPLDEILKLIVLNRYEVFKKHFHISKVIHYEMQFHEDIKDMHLKKCKEKEGLVMKHILEHIDVDREKYKQLDLKSLSVIFTSMMFGMFFQRLNGIRGNDEIPIEKEIDIIIDVFFNGVLKR; encoded by the coding sequence ATGACAGTTAAAAAGAGCATCGATACTAAAGAAAAGATATTTAATGCGGCCTTAAAAGTGTTTGGTAAAAAAGGATTTTCGGCTGCAACTACTGCGGAAATAGCAGAGGAAGCTGGGGTTGCTCAAGGAACCATATTTAGGTATTACAAAACAAAAAAAGATATACTAAGAGGTGTAATGATTGAGTACATAGATAAATTTGAAGAATTTATAGATTTTGGTTCAATACAAAATATTATAGAGGATAATAAAGATAAACCTCTAGATGAAATTCTAAAGCTTATAGTCCTTAATAGGTATGAGGTATTTAAAAAACATTTTCATATATCAAAGGTTATACATTACGAGATGCAGTTTCATGAGGATATAAAGGATATGCATCTAAAAAAGTGTAAGGAAAAAGAAGGATTGGTAATGAAACATATATTAGAGCATATAGATGTAGATAGGGAAAAATATAAACAACTAGATCTAAAATCATTATCTGTAATATTTACAAGTATGATGTTTGGGATGTTTTTTCAAAGACTTAATGGAATAAGAGGAAATGATGAGATACCAATTGAGAAAGAGATAGATATAATAATAGATGTATTTTTTAATGGAGTATTAAAGAGATAG
- a CDS encoding Dabb family protein, translating into MIKHIVFFRFDDKKEVEEVKRRLLDMDGKIDVLKYIEVGVNFLESDRNYDLCLTTYFGSKEDLKIYADHEVHVPVKEYIKSVASSMACVDYEVI; encoded by the coding sequence GTGATAAAGCATATAGTATTTTTTAGATTTGATGATAAAAAAGAGGTTGAAGAAGTAAAAAGAAGACTTTTAGATATGGATGGAAAAATAGATGTATTGAAATATATAGAAGTTGGGGTTAATTTTTTAGAATCTGATAGAAACTATGATTTATGTCTTACGACTTACTTTGGTTCAAAAGAGGATTTGAAAATTTATGCAGACCATGAGGTTCATGTGCCTGTTAAAGAGTATATAAAGTCGGTTGCAAGCTCTATGGCTTGTGTGGATTATGAGGTTATTTAA
- the galU gene encoding UTP--glucose-1-phosphate uridylyltransferase GalU yields MDKVRKAIIPAAGLGTRFLPATKAQPKEMLPIVDKPTLQYIIEEAVESGIEEILIITGRNKQSIEDHFDKSVELEMQLEKQGKEELLDIVKNISNMINIHYIRQKEPKGLGHAIHCAKHFIGNEPFAVMLGDDIVDATNPCLKQLIDAYSEYRTTILGVQNVPDEDVKKYGIVDGKHIEDRIYKVKDLVEKPEKDKAPSNIAILGRYIITPRIFEILENLPAGKGGEIQLTDGLKELAKTEAMYAYNFEGRRYDVGDKLGFLQATVDYALKKDDIRDEFLNYLNDIVKKYNI; encoded by the coding sequence GTGGATAAGGTCAGAAAAGCCATAATACCTGCAGCTGGACTTGGAACAAGGTTTTTACCAGCTACTAAGGCTCAACCAAAAGAAATGCTTCCTATAGTTGATAAGCCAACTCTTCAATATATAATAGAAGAGGCTGTTGAGTCTGGAATAGAAGAGATACTTATAATAACAGGAAGAAATAAACAATCTATAGAAGATCATTTTGATAAGTCTGTTGAGCTTGAAATGCAGCTTGAAAAGCAAGGAAAAGAAGAGTTGTTAGATATAGTAAAAAATATATCTAATATGATAAATATTCATTATATAAGACAAAAGGAACCTAAGGGTCTTGGTCATGCGATACACTGTGCCAAGCATTTTATAGGAAATGAGCCTTTTGCAGTAATGCTAGGTGATGATATAGTTGATGCTACAAATCCTTGTTTAAAGCAATTGATTGATGCTTATAGCGAGTACAGAACTACTATACTTGGGGTTCAAAATGTTCCGGATGAAGATGTAAAAAAATACGGTATAGTAGATGGTAAGCATATAGAAGATAGAATATACAAGGTTAAAGACTTAGTTGAAAAGCCGGAAAAGGATAAGGCTCCGTCTAATATAGCTATTCTTGGAAGATACATAATAACTCCTAGAATATTTGAGATACTTGAAAACCTTCCTGCTGGAAAAGGTGGAGAAATACAGCTTACAGATGGACTTAAAGAGCTTGCAAAGACAGAAGCCATGTATGCGTATAATTTTGAGGGAAGAAGATACGATGTTGGAGATAAGCTCGGATTTTTACAGGCTACTGTAGATTATGCTCTTAAAAAAGATGATATAAGAGATGAATTTTTAAATTATTTAAATGATATAGTTAAAAAATATAATATATAG
- a CDS encoding DUF4430 domain-containing protein has translation MKKTLLLIIILILMTSMVGCSKDLETGKSNMILTQDFGNEKIYDEELNFTKDTTVMELMQSSLDVKIENGFIDSINGIETEYSEESKQGWFYYINGNLAQVGPENYHLNSGDDVLWDYHTWENEIYISSIIGSYPKNFTNGYDGKALKTEIIYSDQFKEETDKLYDYLKDNGADDLVKKTINERYDNDEKINTVLIGTWSEISKINNIKDVYNDKQGELFFKIDDKVKALDCCKNVSKEFEKAAVIASVPKGYSYLSNIWIVTGNDEDMIKKALNILYENPEKIKGKFSAIVTDEEVVNIPVSR, from the coding sequence ATGAAAAAGACATTATTATTAATTATCATTTTGATACTTATGACATCAATGGTTGGATGTAGTAAAGATTTAGAAACGGGTAAAAGTAATATGATTTTGACTCAAGATTTTGGAAACGAAAAAATATATGATGAAGAATTAAATTTTACCAAAGATACTACTGTTATGGAATTAATGCAAAGTAGTTTAGATGTAAAAATTGAAAATGGATTCATAGATTCTATAAATGGAATAGAGACTGAGTATAGTGAAGAAAGCAAACAGGGTTGGTTTTATTATATAAATGGTAATTTAGCACAAGTTGGCCCTGAAAATTATCATCTAAATTCAGGAGACGATGTGTTGTGGGACTATCATACTTGGGAAAATGAAATTTATATATCTAGTATAATAGGGTCATATCCTAAAAATTTCACTAATGGATATGATGGAAAAGCATTAAAAACTGAGATTATATATTCTGATCAATTTAAAGAAGAAACAGATAAATTATATGATTACTTAAAGGATAATGGAGCAGATGATCTAGTTAAGAAGACTATAAATGAAAGATATGATAATGACGAAAAAATAAATACTGTACTTATTGGAACTTGGAGTGAAATTTCTAAAATAAACAATATAAAGGATGTATATAACGATAAACAAGGAGAACTTTTCTTTAAGATAGATGATAAAGTTAAAGCGCTTGATTGCTGTAAAAATGTATCTAAAGAATTCGAGAAAGCTGCTGTAATAGCGTCGGTTCCAAAAGGTTATTCTTATTTATCTAATATATGGATTGTAACAGGAAATGACGAAGATATGATAAAAAAAGCTTTAAACATTCTTTATGAAAATCCAGAAAAGATAAAAGGTAAATTTTCCGCTATAGTTACTGACGAAGAAGTAGTAAATATTCCTGTATCAAGATAA